A stretch of DNA from Candidatus Aminicenantes bacterium:
ACCGGGGGCGGCCTGACCTTCGGCGGAGGCGAACCGCTTCTCCACCCCGATTTCGTGGCCGAAGTCGCCGTCCGGATTCGGCGCTACGGCATCGGCACGGCTATAGAAACATGCGGCGAATGGGATTGGGCCAAGGCGGAACCTGCTCTAGCCGCCGCAGAGAGAATCTTCTTCGACCTGAAGACGCTCGACAGGGAAACGCATCGCCGCGTCACGGGCCGGTCGAACGAAAATATTCTGGCCAACCTGAAGCGGCTGGCCGCCATGGCGCCGGAGAAGGTCGTCGTAAGCCTGCCGCTTATCCCGGGCCTTGGCGACATCGTCGAGAATACGCGCGCCATCGGCGGATTCTTGCGGTCCCTCGGCCTCGGCCGAGTCCGCCTTCTGCCCTATCACCGGATGGGCATCGGCAAATACGGATCGCTGGGGCGGATCTATCCCCATCAGGCCTGGGACGGCGATCTGGACCCATCGCTCGTCGCGGCGGCGCGGGACGTCCTCGCCGGCCTGGGCTTCGAAGTGACCGTTGAGGGTTGAGACCATAAAGCATAATTAGAGGGTTACGTATGGTGCCCTCTTGTTCTATCGAACAAGAGGACTGCAAAGCCCGTCCCCCTATTTTTCTTGAGTCGCCCGCGGTGAACGGCTATAATAAGCCGATTTTTTACGGAGCCCCATCTCTTGAAAGCGGTCCTGGTCCTCGAAGACGGCAGCGTCTGGCCCGGCGAAGGCTTCGGCGCTTTCGCCAAGGTCTCGGGGGAAGTCGTTTTCAATACCGGCATGGTCGGCTACCCGGAATCGATCACCGATCCCTCCTACCACGGCCAGATCCTCT
This window harbors:
- a CDS encoding glycyl-radical enzyme activating protein, which gives rise to MTAISAPVFDIQTLATRDGHGLRTLVFLQGCPLRCTWCSNPEGQADRPQLRWRRAVCTGDMACLAACRHGAVHIVRVGDAKNAIPVFDRDLCAQCDDHACVGQCPAGALVLADRRMAADELCAELMKDIRLFWNTGGGLTFGGGEPLLHPDFVAEVAVRIRRYGIGTAIETCGEWDWAKAEPALAAAERIFFDLKTLDRETHRRVTGRSNENILANLKRLAAMAPEKVVVSLPLIPGLGDIVENTRAIGGFLRSLGLGRVRLLPYHRMGIGKYGSLGRIYPHQAWDGDLDPSLVAAARDVLAGLGFEVTVEG